A stretch of the Uranotaenia lowii strain MFRU-FL chromosome 3, ASM2978415v1, whole genome shotgun sequence genome encodes the following:
- the LOC129754956 gene encoding juvenile hormone esterase-like: MYWKFGVVFLIAVLIFSGGKTLAERNVRQALASSSKPLVCIQDGCIRGTQRSGLDNGPYEAFMGVPFAKPPLGPLRFKNPVPFGRFNGIYDAGLPKGVCVQKTDLLPQAVLMGSEDCLYLNVYRPKTRGQLLPVLVYIHGGGYLGGTAHPGVLGPEKFMDTEKIILVTFQYRLGVFGFLSTGDQVAPGNFGLKDQLLALKWVKKNIDKFGGDPKQITIAGNSAGASSVQMMMMNPAATGLFSRAIMMSASALAYWNAPIDDPLGLARAQANAVEIPSAATLSSSDLVSALRDIDAYKLAGSIDKLKFWDRHPLALYHPVIETYIDSETFFSEDWRVKWASGRYIQVPLMISYVPNEGSTIGLRAVTNDTLFEELVQNAQVFIPKFAGADPSKLPKLKERFFGGVLNPAYITHENAFRFVDMITEAAFMYPLIKTIKQHQLKGSHLLAPITVSFFNYRGKYSYGNVYSGIAAADYGVCHQDELIYLFRSPFFFPDYQRNSPDWQMGQKLMAFYLDFIYNGKITQSSEPVTPCTILKCPITEFKNSSDPNIPVTSSVRYGLDENLYKFWNEVYQA; this comes from the exons ATGTATTGGAAGTTTGGTGTAGTTTTTCTGATCGCGGTACTGATCTTTTCCGGTGGGAAAACTTTAGCGGAACGAAATGTTCGACAGGCGTTGGCAAGTTCGTCAAAACCTCTTGTTTGCATCCAGGATGGGTGCATTCGCGGAACCCAAAGAAGCGGGCTGGACAATGGACCATACGAGGCTTTTATGGGTGTTCCGTTTGCCAAACCACCACTTGGACCGTTGCGCTTCAAG AATCCAGTTCCGTTCGGTAGATTCAATGGAATTTACGATGCCGGATTACCAAAAGGAGTCTGCGTCCAGAAAACGGATCTTTTACCTCAAGCTGTGCTCATGGGCAGTGAAGACTGTCTGTATTTGAACGTCTATCGTCCGAAG ACTAGAGGTCAACTGTTACCGGTCCTAGTGTACATCCATGGAGGTGGTTACTTAGGCGGAACAGCTCATCCGGGTGTTTTGGGACCGGAGAAGTTCATGGACACCGAAAAAATCATACTGGTCACTTTTCAGTACCGGCTGGGAGTTTTCGGATTCCTATCTACCGGTGATCAGGTGGCCCCCGGAAACTTCGGCTTAAAAGATCAGCTACTGGCATTGAAGTGGGTAAAGAAGAACATCGATAAGTTTGGTGGAGACCCGAAGCAGATTACCATTGCTGGAAACAGTGCTGGAGCATCGTCTGttcagatgatgatgatgaatccTGCTGCTACGGGATTGTTTTCTCGGGCCATTATGATGAGTGCAAGTGCCTTGGCTTATTGGAACGCTCCTATCGACGACCCTCTGGGATTGGCAAGGGCACAGGCCAATGCGGTTGAAATTCCGTCTGCTGCAACCCTTTCTTCGAGTGATCTCGTAAGTGCCCTCCGAGATATCGACGCATATAAACTAGCCGGAAGTATCGATAAACTCAAGTTCTGGGACAGGCATCCGCTAGCTTTGTACCATCCGGTGATCGAGACTTACATCGATAGTGAAACATTTTTTAGTGAAGATTGGCGTGTCAAATGGGCTTCTGGTCGCTACATCCAGGTACCGTTGATGATCAGTTACGTTCCAAATGAAGGAAGCACCATAGGTTTGAGGGCCGTTACGAATGATACTCTTTTTGAGGAATTAGTTCAAAATGCCCAAGTATTTATACCGAAGTTTGCTGGAGCAGATCCATCCAAACTACCGAAACTTAAGGAGCGGTTCTTTGGAGGCGTCTTGAATCCGGCGTACATAACCCATGAAAATGCTTTCCGGTTTGTCGAT ATGATCACCGAAGCTGCTTTCATGTACCCGTTGATCAAAACTATAAAACAACATCAGCTCAAAGGAAGCCACCTGCTGGCTCCGATTACCGTTTCATTCTTCAACTATCGAGGCAAGTACTCGTACGGCAATGTGTACTCGGGAATAGCTGCAGCTGACTACGGCGTCTGTCACCAGGATGAGCTCATTTATCTCTTCCGTTCGCCGTTCTTTTTCCCCGATTATCAACGGAATTCGCCGGACTGGCAGATGGGACAAAAGTTGATGGCTTTCTATCTTGATTTTATCTATAATGGTAAAATTACTCAGAGCAGCGAACCCGTGACGCCGTGTACCATTCTAAAGTGTCCTATTACCGAGTTTAAGAACTCTTCTGATCCTAACATTCCGGTGACCAGTTCGGTACGTTATGGTTTGGATGAGAATTTGTACAAATTTTGGAACGAAGTATATCAAGCTTAG